The genomic region ACCATGTTGAGCAACGTCAAAACCGCGGTGGTGGCCCTGGGGGGAAATGCGATTTCGCGCAAGGACCTGCCCGACACCATCGCCAATCAATTCCGACTGACACGCGAATCGCTGAGCGCGATTGTCCCGCTCATTCGGGCCGGCTACAACCTCGCCATCTCCCATGGCAACGGCCCACAGGTGGGCAACGCGATCCTGCGCGTCGAACTGGCGCGCGACCGCACCCCGGTCCTGCCGATCGGCATCTGCGTCGCCGACACCGAAGGCGGCATCGGTTACATGATCGCGCAATCGCTGCAAAACCGGCTCCGGCGCGAAGGCATCAAGCGGCCGGTGGCGACCATCGTCACCCAGGTGGTGGTCGATCGCAACGATCCGGCAATGGCCAACCCGACCAAGTTTATCGGCCAGTTCTACACCGAGGAGGATGCCCGAAGATTTGCCGCCGAGCGCGGCTGGACGGTCAAGCCGGATGGCGACCGCGGCTGGCGGCGGGTGGTGGGCTCACCGATTCCACGGGCGATCGTCGAAGGCGATGTTATTCGCGCCATGGTCGAGGATGGCGTGATCGTCATCGCCGCCGGCGGTGGTGGAATTCCCGTTTACATCGAGGAAGATGGCACCTACGAAGGGCTTGATGTGGTGGTGGACAAAGACCGGGCTTCGGCGGTGCTCGCCCAGGCGATCGGCGCCGAGTTGCTGCTGATTCTCACGGCGGTCGACCGCGTTGCCATCAATTTCGGCAAACCCGATCAACAGTTCCTGCCGAAGATGTCGCTGCGCGAGGCGCGTCAGTATCTGGCCGAAGGCCATTTCCCCGACGGGAGCATGGGCCCGAAGATCGAAGCCGCAATCCAGTTCCTTGAGGCCGGAGGCAAAAAGGTCCTGATCACCTCGATCGAGAAAGCCGAGGCGGCCCTGCGCCAGGAGGACGGCACCTGGATTCTGCCGGATTGAGCATTGCGAGACCGGTCAATAACGAAGAACACGGCGTCGCCTTCCCGTCCGCCTCGTTAACGACAAGCCCGGGAGGGCGAGCCTCCCGGCGAGCCGCCGCGGCATGATCACCCCGCAGCAGCGAACTCCGTTGCTTACCCGGGTACGGTTTCGCGTGTCGGCGCCCGGTGTGCCCACCATTTACGGCGGCTCCGCACCTTCGGGCCTCGCCCTCCCGTTCGCTCCGTTAACCACTCTCTCAGTAAGGCGACCCGCCGCGCAAATCCTGTAGGGCTGCGGCCTTCCAAGCCCTTAATTCTCCCTGTGGCGCGGCCCTCTACCCATCCCGACTGGCTGGCGGACCTCCTGGCCGAAGGCGATGTCTATGAAGTCGGAGGCTCGGTGCGCGACTCGCTTCTGGCGGCGCAGCGCGGCGAAGACCCGCCGGCCAAGGACCGTGACTTCCTCATTCGCCGCATCGGCATCGACCGTCTGCAGGAAATTCTCGGCCGTCATGGCGCGGTCAATCTGGTCGGACGCTTTTTCGGCGTGATCAAGTTCACACCGCGCGGGACCGGGGAGACCTATGACCTCTCGCTGCCGCGGCTGGAGAAATCCTACGGCGCCGGCCACACCGACTTTCATGTCGACTTCGATCCGGAATTGCCGGTCGAACGCGATCTCGGACGGCGCGACTTTACCATCAATGCCATGGCCCGCGACCTGCGCACCGGCGCGCTGGTTGACATTTTCAACGGCCAGGCCGACCTGGCGGCGCGTGTGCTGCGCATGGTCTTTCCCACCGCGTTCATCGAGGATCCGTTGCGGATGCTGCGCGGCGTGCAGTTTGCCGCGCGCTTCGATCTTACCATCGAGCCGGCCACCTTCAATGCGATCCGCGATTCGGCGGACTTGATTCAGACCGTTTCGTCGGAGCGGGTCGCGGAGGAATTGAACAAACTCCTGCTTCTGGCGAAACGCCCATCGCGCGGCTTTTTGCTCATGCAGGAGCTGGGTCTGCTCAAGTTCATCCTGCCGGAACTGGAGGCCACCGTCGGGGTCACCCAACCCGGACCGTATCACACCTGGCCGGTCTTCGAACATTCATTGGTCTGTGTCGATGCCGCCCCGCCGCGGCTCAATGTCCGCTGGGCCTGTCTGCTTCACGACATCAACAAGCCGCAGTGCCGTGTGGTGGACGACAACCGTGCGACCTTCTATGGCCACGACAAGATGGGCGCCCGCACGGCCAGACAAGTCCTGCAGCGGCTGCGATTCTCCAACGACTTTATCGATCAGGTCGCCACGTTGGTCGACAAGCACATGTTCACCACACAGGTGACCGACAAGGGGATGCGCCGTCTGGTGCGCCGTGTCGGCGCCGATTTGATCTTCGACTTGCTTGACTTGCGCCGCGCCGATGTCTATGCGCAGGGCAAGGGGGGAAGCACCGACGATGTCGATGAACTGGAAGCGCGCATCCGCGCCGAGATTGACAGGAAAAGCCCCTTTGGCCTGAGGGATCTGGCGGTCAATGGCGACGACCTGATCGGCGAATTGGGGATGGCTCCTGGGCCGGACATCGGGCGGATTCTCAACCAACTCCTTGAAGTTGTCCTTGATGACCCAGCGCAAAACACGCGCGAGACGCTGTTGGCTGAGGCGCGTAAGCTGCTGTCCGCCAAAACGTAATCTCTCTGACAGGCCCGGCGGCTTTTGACAGGAATCCT from bacterium harbors:
- the arcC gene encoding carbamate kinase; amino-acid sequence: MLSNVKTAVVALGGNAISRKDLPDTIANQFRLTRESLSAIVPLIRAGYNLAISHGNGPQVGNAILRVELARDRTPVLPIGICVADTEGGIGYMIAQSLQNRLRREGIKRPVATIVTQVVVDRNDPAMANPTKFIGQFYTEEDARRFAAERGWTVKPDGDRGWRRVVGSPIPRAIVEGDVIRAMVEDGVIVIAAGGGGIPVYIEEDGTYEGLDVVVDKDRASAVLAQAIGAELLLILTAVDRVAINFGKPDQQFLPKMSLREARQYLAEGHFPDGSMGPKIEAAIQFLEAGGKKVLITSIEKAEAALRQEDGTWILPD
- a CDS encoding HDIG domain-containing protein yields the protein MARPSTHPDWLADLLAEGDVYEVGGSVRDSLLAAQRGEDPPAKDRDFLIRRIGIDRLQEILGRHGAVNLVGRFFGVIKFTPRGTGETYDLSLPRLEKSYGAGHTDFHVDFDPELPVERDLGRRDFTINAMARDLRTGALVDIFNGQADLAARVLRMVFPTAFIEDPLRMLRGVQFAARFDLTIEPATFNAIRDSADLIQTVSSERVAEELNKLLLLAKRPSRGFLLMQELGLLKFILPELEATVGVTQPGPYHTWPVFEHSLVCVDAAPPRLNVRWACLLHDINKPQCRVVDDNRATFYGHDKMGARTARQVLQRLRFSNDFIDQVATLVDKHMFTTQVTDKGMRRLVRRVGADLIFDLLDLRRADVYAQGKGGSTDDVDELEARIRAEIDRKSPFGLRDLAVNGDDLIGELGMAPGPDIGRILNQLLEVVLDDPAQNTRETLLAEARKLLSAKT